In Streptomyces erythrochromogenes, the DNA window GCGCCCCAGTATCGATGGCGGGGGCGCGAGCACGTTTCGTTCGCTGGGAGAAGGCTGTCCGACGATCGCCGGCCCTGTCCACGGCCGGGTCGCGGTTGCCTTTATCCGTGATGGTGGAGCGCTATGGAGAGGGGGCAGGGGCGGGGTGTGGGGTTCGTGAACTGGTTCACGGAGCCGATGCGGGGGTGGCGGCAGGCGCGTGGCGCTCGGGCGCCCTGCACCTGCCGCGCCCCCGCTCCGCTGGCGCCGGACACCGAGCGGCGGCCGGGGAACTCAACCGGCCAGGACGCGGACCGGGAGCGGCGGCAGTGCCTGCTGCAGGTGATCGTCGAAGCTGTCGCCAACAACGTGGGCGTGGTGGGGGAGTGGCCGGAGTTCGAGTGGATTGTCCTCCAGGGCGTCGCCGGGCTTCCCGGCCGCGAGTCCCCGCCGCCGGGCCACGGCTGCCCGCGCTCGATGCTGGTTGGAGCGGTATGCGAAAGGTGATCCATGTACTCACCGCGGCGGCCGTCGTGTTCGCCGCAGCGCCCGCTCACGCCGATGTGAAGGCCGGCGACGGCCGCGTGGGCCTGTCGGCCTGGGGCGAAGGCCTGCGTGTGAGCAGCGTCGGCGCGCCCATGGACGGCCACGGGACGGGCGTCCGCGCCCGCCTCATCACGTACACGCTGGGGGCTGCCGGTCCGAGCTGACCGGCTGGAGGGACGCCACCCCCGTCCCGGCCGCCGTGGCGGGAGCGATTGATCTTGCGTTGAGCTGCTGCCGTCGGTCCGTCGCCCGGGGGCCGGTGATCTGACCGCTTGTGACCTGGCGGGGATTGTCGGCAGGCCCGCCCTGGCGGCGGGGGAGGAGGTCGGGGTGTGGGTGTCCGGGTGCTGTATGGGTCCGGGTGGCAGCCCGTGGTGCGGGCGGGCTTGCCCCATGAGCCGGGGGGGGCGTCACGGGGGCGGGGCCCGTTCCGGGAGCCCACTCCCCACGGCGAGACCTCCGGCAGGTACGCGTCTGACGCGGCGCCTCCTCCCTCAGCGCTGTTTCCGCAGCAGTTCTGAGAGGACGTCACGTTTTGCTGCTCTCGGGGCGCCTGCGGGGCTGCTTCATTGCTGGTCGGCGTGCGGGAGGGGGCTTGCATCCGGATGCCGTGCAGCGCGGGGCGCCGCAGGCTGGGGTGTATGGCGGATCAGACGGAGATCGTGATCCATCCCGTGTCGCCGCAGGGCGGGCGGAAGGTCACCGTGCACGCCCTCGGCGTGGACGCTGACCTTGGTCGGGCGTTCACGTCCGGGGATGTGTCGGAGTTCCTGCGCCGGGCCGGCCTGGAGGACGTGGACCTGTCCGAGGACGGGCCGATCCGGTGGGAGGGCGGCGGCCCCGAGGTGTGGACCGGCGACATCTGACTGCCGGGCTGGGTGCTGACAGGCCGAGCCCGTGTCTGAGGTGTGAAGGCGGCTGTTGGGGCCTTCCCTGTTCTGGCCACTGTCGTTGTTGAACCGGTAGTCCCGGGCCGCCAGGTAGCGGCAGGGGCGGCTGTTCTGCGGGGGCGGCCCGGCGGCGACGGCCCGCTTCCCGTTCTCGGCCGGGGCACCGGCGGGAAGCGCGGCCGCGGTGGGGTCCGTGCGCAGGGTGCGCTCCAGCATGTGAATCCTGCTCCTGACGGCGCGGGGAAGGGTGGGTGGGTGCGCTCGTCCTCGGCACCCCGGGCTCGTGACGCATCCGCATCGGCCGCCGCTCACCCTTCCGCCACGATACGTAGCCGAAATAGTGCGGGATGTGACTCTTGGTGTCAGTGTGGCGGAGGAAGTGCCAACCCCCCCCACCTCACGCATCGAGGAGTTGCCGTCATGGGCGGTATGCAGGACAAGCGCCAGGAACCGGGCAAGGGCCGCGAAGAACAGCAGCGCCCCCAGCGCCCGCAGCGGCCCGGTCAGGACCCGGCCCACCCCGAGCCCGGCACCCCCTCCCGCGGTGGCCAGCGCCCCGAGGAGATGGAGCGGCGCCGCGACGAGCACGACGACCTGCGCGAGGACTTCTGACCCCAGGCGGTACCCCACGCACGCAGAGCCCGGCCAGGCGCCTGTAGTCATCCCGGCCGGGCTCTGTTCATGCCACCGCCCGGCCAGGCGCCTGTAGTCATCCCGGCCGGGCTCTGTTCATGCCACCGCCGGGCCCACCACAGGCTTGGGGCGCGGCGCCGAAGCCCGGCCGCGGTGGCATAGCGTGGCCTGGGGCAGGAGGACCCGCCGCCACGCTGGGCCGGTCCGCGCCTCTGGGTGCTGGGAAAGGGCCACCACGCCATGGGTCACTACAGCGGAGTCGGGCGGCTCGCCGGACGACGGACCGCCGCGGCTGCCTGTCACGGCGTTCACACGCCGGCGGTCAAGGGGCCCGGAACTGGTGGCGTGTCACGTGTTGGACGGTTGGGACGCACACCGCTCCGGAAAACTCCATCCGTTCCCCCACGGGTCTGCCCGGGGCAGGCCCTGGCCACCTGCATGGGCTCCTGTCTCCTTGTCGGCCTGACCTGGGTCGTGGCGTGGCCGCGCGCGTGGGGGCGGCAGGTGGTCAGGGCAGCGAGATCGGCGGCAGGGGGCGGGCCCGGCCCTGGTGGTGGTGTTCTCCAGGAGGCGGGTGGCCGGGTCCTTGTCCGGGAGCCGCAGTTGGGCCGATCACCTAAACGGATAGCTAATCCGATTGCGCTACGATCCAGGAAGCGGATGAAGTATCCGCATAACTGGGTGGAGGATTGCATGACGAAGAGAGCTGTGGTCACGGCAGGGACGGGCGGCATCGGACTTGAAACCGCTCTGGGGCTGGCCGCCGCCGGGTTCTCGGTCACCGTGGTCGGACGCAACACCGCCCGCGGCGCCCAGGCGGTCGAGCGAATCAATGCAACGCACCCGGCACACCCCGCCCGGTTCTTGCCGGCTGATCTCGGCTCGCTCGACCAAGTGCGCGCGCTCGCCGAACGGATCGCCGCCGAGCACGCCGCCTCCGGCCAACCGCTGACCGTGCTGGTCAACAACGTCGGGGCGATGTTCCCGGAGCGGCGGACCCTGGGCGGGATCGAAGCATCGTTCGTCGTCAACCACCTCTCGCCGTACCTGCTGACGGAACTGCTGCTGCCCACGCTGACGGCCGGGGCGCCCAGCAGGATCGTGAATGTGACCTCGGGCGCGGCCGGGCTGGGAAAGCGGGCCTTCGCCGCCGTCGAGCCGCCCGGCGGCTACTACGGCTTCCACTGGTACGGTCGCGCCAAGCTCGCCAACCTCGCCTACACGCTCGACCTGGCCACCCGGCTGGAAGGCACTGGTGTCTCCGTCTTCGCCGCCGACCCCGGAGGCGCCGCGACCGACATGACCAACGGCACCCTGGCCGACCCGAAGATCGTCTCCCCGGCCCTGCGGCTGCTGTGGCCGCTGGTACGCCGCACCTTCGAACGCTCCACCTCGGGACCGGCCTCACTTGCCGCCCGGCCCTCACTCGTCGCCGCCACCGACGACGCCCTCGAAGGCCGGACCGGCATCGTCATCGGCCCCCAGGCGCACCCCGTGACGCCGCTGCGCGCAGCCACAGACCCCCGCGTCGCCGAGGACGTGCGCCGGCTCAGCGAACGGCACGCACCCCTCACAACCGCCTGACCGCCGGGCGACGGGTACCGGCGGCGGCATCCGGATGAGCCATCCGATTAACATGCCTCCTATGACGACGCCCCTGCGCAAGGACGCAGCCCGCAACTGGGGCCGGATCGTCGCTGTTGCCCGCGCCCTGGTCGACCAGGGCACACCCCTGCAGCTGAACGACGTCGCCGGCCGCGCCGGACTCGGAGTCGCCACCGTATACCGGCACTTCGCCACCCCCGAGGCACTGCTGGAGACCGTCGCCGGTCCCTGCCTGGAAGCCCTGGCCGCCCACGGCCGGCAGGCGCTGGCCGACCCCGACCCCTGGCACGCGCTCGAAGGCTTCCTGCTCCGCACCGTCGAAGCCCAGGTCACCGACGCATCCCTGGGCCCGGTCGCCGCCGCAGCCACCGACACCCTGCCGCGCACCACAGAACTCAAAAGTGCGCTTCAGGCAGCCGGCACCGCACTCCTCGACCGGGCCCGCGACGCCGGCGCCGTCCGACGTGACCTGGCCGCCGCCGACCTCGTCCCGCTCATGTGCGGCATCGCCTACGCCGTCAACGTCCACGGCGGGCCACCCGCCGACCGGATCGACACCGCACACCGCTACCTGGCCACATTTCTCGAAGGACTGCGGGCCGCACCACAGCACGCATGAGATCACCGCCCGCACCCCACCTGGGGCGAGACCGGCCTCTGGACGCGGTCTGGCCGATCATCTACATCGACGCCTTGTGGGTGAAGATCCGGTCCGGTTCGGTGGCCTCGAAGCCGGTCTACCTGGCCGTCGGCGTCGACATGGACGGCCGCAAGGACGTCCTCGGCCTGTGGGTCGGCTCCGAAGGCGAAGGCGCAACCCCCTGGATGGCAGTCCTCTCCGAGCTGCGGAACCGGGGCATCGAAGACGTCTGCATCGTCGTCTGCGACGGACTCAAGGGCCTGCCCGACGCGGTCACCGCGACCTGGCCCAAGGCCACCGTCCAAACGTGCGTGATCCACCTGACGAGGGCCCCGCTCAGACTGTCGTCAGCACGGGACCACCCGAAACTGGTGCCTGCCCTCAAGGGGGTCTACGCGGCGCCGACCGAGGCGGCCGCCGAGCAGGCCCTCGACGCGTTCGAGGCCTCTGAGCTGGGCGAACGCTATCCGGCGAGCGTGCGGACCTGGCGGTCGGCCTGGCCGGAGTCCACCCCTTGCCTGGCGTTCGCGCCGGCCATAAGGACGGTGGTCTACTCCACGAACATGGTTGAATCGATCAACTCGCGGCTGCGCAAAGCCACCCGCAACCGCGGCCGTTTCCCCTTGGAGCAGGCCGCGTTGAAGGTCCTTTGCCTTGCGGTCCGCGAGCGGATCGACCTCGAAGCGCGTGACGCCGACCGCGTCGCCCCACACTGGAAGGAGGCGCTGAACCAGTTCTCGCTCTTCTTCGGGGGCCGGCTCGGCGTCCAATGACACCAACCGACTTACACAAGATCGCTGACACGTCCCCCGGCGTGCGTAACTTGCGGGGAATACGGGGAATGCGGGGAATGCGGGTTCCGGGTGCGAGTGGCGGTGTCAGTGTCGGGGGTCAACCTTCGCCCGCGCATGTCACACGGGGTCCGACCGTGGTTCTTCTGTCGGGGGGCGAGGGCTGGCTGCGGCTATGGTCGGGCGCAGTCCGCGCCGAGAGGGCGTGCGCGGGCGAGGCCCGGTGACCAGAGCGCTCTGGCGGCAGTAGTACCGGGCCGCCCCA includes these proteins:
- a CDS encoding SDR family NAD(P)-dependent oxidoreductase; translation: MTKRAVVTAGTGGIGLETALGLAAAGFSVTVVGRNTARGAQAVERINATHPAHPARFLPADLGSLDQVRALAERIAAEHAASGQPLTVLVNNVGAMFPERRTLGGIEASFVVNHLSPYLLTELLLPTLTAGAPSRIVNVTSGAAGLGKRAFAAVEPPGGYYGFHWYGRAKLANLAYTLDLATRLEGTGVSVFAADPGGAATDMTNGTLADPKIVSPALRLLWPLVRRTFERSTSGPASLAARPSLVAATDDALEGRTGIVIGPQAHPVTPLRAATDPRVAEDVRRLSERHAPLTTA
- a CDS encoding TetR/AcrR family transcriptional regulator, whose amino-acid sequence is MTTPLRKDAARNWGRIVAVARALVDQGTPLQLNDVAGRAGLGVATVYRHFATPEALLETVAGPCLEALAAHGRQALADPDPWHALEGFLLRTVEAQVTDASLGPVAAAATDTLPRTTELKSALQAAGTALLDRARDAGAVRRDLAAADLVPLMCGIAYAVNVHGGPPADRIDTAHRYLATFLEGLRAAPQHA